Proteins from a single region of Arctopsyche grandis isolate Sample6627 chromosome 1, ASM5162203v2, whole genome shotgun sequence:
- the LOC143919919 gene encoding rho GTPase-activating protein conundrum-like isoform X2 — MAMIVSYPKIVAFDRLSRSNSSGSEPRSRSATPDSLDSLPSGGSGSPPTEWADPPPNLMISDGYPISKQSLYRTPSAPPTTFTHLPPNLHHRDIDGRDGHSPPSHFTQVPVHELFKPSELHWADVASNTEGIELLGYQRFGTIQGPRLGRERLPTAILIPENEVSKRKQSHSSVTRAHSVASERLGDDKTNLSRALSHEVLSFEQKFKKDTDHFIIDEMWPEEGLATNIEDLSENHLKKLVPHLWLNLTTLYDRHNLPFQKRKPHKRKKKEENNVFGVCILTLIRKDHLVAGEAGSVIPKILRLLLEALSKKVHEEGILRITGNKHKIDSLCQEIERNFYAEPEIVESAIAAAGCHEITAALKKFLRELPQPILTTELVQLFYQTHDLDGPAQGRALNLLVLLMAFEHRATLLELLRLLNKISQFQASNKMSEHNVAMIIAPTLFPPSLVIRPADGLEAQVQMAANSCRVTEALMRYCDSLWLVPPSIASQLDRKPHLKKANGHALNS; from the exons ATGGCGATGATCGTCTCCTATCCGAAGATAGTCGCCTTCGATAGACTATCACGTTCT AACTCGAGTGGAAGTGAACCTCGTTCTCGGAGTGCTACGCCGGACTCACTAGACTCATTACCGAGCGGCGGCTCAGGTAGTCCGCCGACGGAATGGGCAGACCCTCCACCCAATTTGATGAT AAGCGATGGCTATCCAATATCGAAGCAATCTTTGTATCGGACGCCGTCTGCACCGCCCACAACCTTCACACACTTGCCTCCAAATCTTCACCATCGTGACATCGATGGAAGAGATGGACACTCACCACCGTCACATTTCACCCAAGTTCCAGTTCATGAACTATTCAAACCGTCCGAGCTACATTGGGCAGACGTTGCATCGAATACAG AGGGTATTGAACTTCTGGGCTACCAAAGATTCGGAACGATTCAAGGACCCCGATTAGGTAGAGAAAGACTTCCGACAGCAATACTGATACCTGAGAATGAAGTATCCAA GCGTAAACAATCTCACTCTTCGGTGACACGAGCCCACAGCGTAGCTTCGGAGAGATTGGGTGATGACAAGACTAATCTCTCCCGTGCTTTATCTCATGAAGTGTTGAGCTTTGAGCAAAAGTTTAAGAAagatactgatcattttattattgatgag ATGTGGCCGGAAGAAGGTTTAGCTACAAACATAGAAGACTTGTCCGAAAATCACTTGAAGAAACTTGTTCCTCATTTGTGGTTGAATCTTACTACATTATACGACCGACATAATTTACCATTCCAAAAAAGAAAACCTCACAAAAGGAAAAAGAAAGAAG AAAATAACGTTTTTGGAGTTTGTATTTTAACACTAATTCGAAAAGATCATTTGGTTGCTGGTGAAGCCGGTTCTGTTATTCCAAAAATTTTACGATTATTATTAGAAGCCCTTTCCAAAAAGGTGCACGAGGAAGGAATTCTCAGAATCACTGGAAATAAGCATAAG ATTGATAGTTTGTGTCAAGAAATAGAGAGAAACTTTTACGCGGAGCCTGAAATAGTCGAAAGTGCAATCGCCGCAGCTGGATGCCATGAAATCACAGCCGCATTAAAGAAATTCCTACGTGAACTCCCTCAGCCGATCTTGACAACGGAATTGGTTCAATTATTCTACCAAACGCATG atCTTGACGGTCCAGCTCAAGGAAGAGCACTGAATCTACTCGTTCTGTTGATGGCATTCGAACATCGAGCTACCCTCTTGGAATTGTTGCGATTGTTGAATAAAATATCTCAATTCCAAGCGTCCAACAAAATGTCTGAACACAACGTTGCTATGATTATTGCTCCTACACTTTTTCCTCCTAG TCTTGTCATCCGACCGGCTGACGGTTTGGAAGCTCAAGTTCAGATGGCCGCAAACAGTTGTCGGGTAACCGAAGCGTTGATGAGATATTGTGACAGCTTGTGGCTCGTTCCACCGTCGATTGCTTCCCAACTTGACAGAAAACCTCATCTCAAAAAAGCCAACGGACACGCATTAAACTCTTGA
- the Cdc2rk gene encoding cyclin-dependent kinase 10: MSVGMMEVGGRVEYGGSEMGGGAAGQDGGGGGGGALPPGSDSDPHAPSPRKPLLISFRNGKTIEIPDKDIFGKCRFVGEFEKLNRIGEGTYGIVYRAKDKVNGNIVALKKVRMEVEKDGLPLSGLREIQVLLSCRHENIVQLKEVLVGKSLESIFLSMEYCEQDLASLLDNMASPFTESQIKCLMLQVLKGLKYLHANYIVHRDLKVSNLLLTDKGCVKIADFGLARWLGLPPRGMTPRVVTLWYRAPELLLQAPLQTPALDMWAAGCILGELLAHKPLLPGRTEIAQLELIVDLLGTPSDAIWPEFSSLPALQNFTLKQQPYNNLKQKFPWLSAAGLRLLNFLFMYDPNKRATAEECLQSSYFKEAPLPCDPKLMPSFPQHRNMKGQSKNNGSGQNSSMNTGANDQTSNLPAISDLFASLVKKRRVD; encoded by the exons ATGTCAGTGGGCATGATGGAAGTCGGGGGCCGAGTCGAGTACGGGGGCTCCGAAATGGGGGGCGGAGCCGCAGGTCAAGATGGCGGCGGTGGGGGCGGAGGCGCTCTGCCCCCGGGCTCCGATTCAGACCCGCACGCCCCCTCGCCCCGCAAACCACTGCTAATTTCATTCCGCAACGGCAAAACCATCGAAATACCAGACAAAGACATC TTCGGTAAATGTAGGTTTGTCGGAGAATTCGAAAAGTTAAATCGCATCGGTGAGGGGACCTATGGTATAGTTT aCCGAGCCAAGGATAAAGTCAACGGTAATATTGTCGCGTTGAAAAAAGTGAGAATGGAAGTGGAAAAAGATGGACTGCCTTTGAGTGGATTGCGCGAGATACAAGTATTGTTATCTTGCCGGCATGAAAACATCGTACAGTTGAAGGAAGTATTAGTTGGAAAAAGTTTGGAAAG caTATTTCTATCAATGGAGTATTGCGAACAAGACTTGGCATCCTTGTTAGACAACATGGCGTCTCCGTTTACAGAATCACAAATCAAATGTTTGATGTTGCAAGTTTTAAAAGGTCTGAAGTATTTACATGCCAACTACATAGTCCACAGAGATTTaaaagtttcaaatttattattaaccgATAAAGGCTGCGTTAAAATAG cTGATTTTGGTCTTGCAAGATGGCTTGGTCTCCCGCCTCGGGGTATGACTCCACGAGTCGTGACTCTGTGGTACCGAGCACCGGAATTACTGCTCCAAGCTCCGTTACAGACTCCCGCTTTGGATATGTGGGCGGCTGGATGCATACTGGGAGAATTACTTGCTCACAAACCGTTGCTGCCGGGTCGTACTGAAATCGCTCAGCTGGAATTGATCGTCGATCTGTTGG GTACTCCGTCCGATGCGATATGGCCCGAGTTCAGCTCCCTGCCCGCTCTGCAAAACTTCACCCTCAAACAACAGCcgtataataatttgaaacagAAATTCCCATGGCTGTCGGCTGCAGGATTGAGACTGCTCAATTTCCTCTTCATGTACGATCCAAACAAGAGAGCGACGGCCGAAGAATGTCTTCAGAGTTCCTATTTTAAAGAAGCTCCACTTC cCTGTGATCCTAAGTTGATGCCGAGTTTTCCACAACATCGCAACATGAAAGGGCAATCGAAAAATAATGGCTCCGGACAAAACTCCTCAATGAACACCGGAGCAAACGACCAAACGAGTAATCTCCCTGCCATATCTGATCTTTTTGCTTCTTTGGTCAAAAAAAGACGCGTTGActaa